From one Triticum aestivum cultivar Chinese Spring chromosome 4B, IWGSC CS RefSeq v2.1, whole genome shotgun sequence genomic stretch:
- the LOC123094309 gene encoding uncharacterized protein translates to MEPLEAAIAIVFNALLLVFMVKLFFAMFQMKLVVILFYLVVLLFALAFSGRGPAGF, encoded by the coding sequence ATGGAGCCCCTGGAGGCGGCGATAGCGATCGTGTTCAACGCGCTGCTGCTGGTGTTCATGGTGAAGCTCTTCTTCGCCATGTTCCAGATGAAgctcgtcgtcatcctcttctacctcgtcgtcctcctcttcgccctcgccTTCTCCGGCCGGGGCCCCGCCGGCTTCTAG
- the LOC123094310 gene encoding uncharacterized protein isoform X2, with translation MGALCLLPSTPRSCSGRGLASSPRPPRPAAALHLPPSASPSQRPQLAAAGGRRFAGVSRARGEKGGKNGGAEFFREDGVVDDMDGCQPWTILLTGTVAVACSWVLIHSAVITGGVSFVICAWWYIFLYSYPKAYTDMISERRKKVASGAEDTYGMEKM, from the exons ATGGGCGCGCTCTGCCTGCTCCCGTCCACGCCGCGGTCCTGCTCGGGCCGCGGCCTGGCCTCCTCGCCGCGCCCGCCCAGACCCGCGGCCGCGCTTCACCTGCCCCCCTCCGCTTCCCCCTCGCAGCGGCCCCAGCTCGCCGCGGCCGGGGGGCGGCGGTTCGCCGGCGTGTCGCGTGCCCGCGGGGAGAAGGGGGGCAAGAACGGCGGGGCGGAGTTCTTCCGGGAGGACGGCGTGGTGGACGACATGGACGG GTGTCAGCCTTGGACAATATTACTGACAGGAACCGTTGCAGTTGCGTGTAGTTGGGTGCTCATCCACTCTGCTGTTATTACCGGAGGAGTTTCTTTTGTAATATGTGCATGGTGGTACATATTTCTTTACTCCTATCCTAAG GCATACACCGATATGATATCTGAGAGGAGGAAAAAGGTGGCCAGCGGTGCTGAAGATACCTACGGGATGGAGAAAATGTAA
- the LOC123094310 gene encoding uncharacterized protein isoform X1, with amino-acid sequence MGALCLLPSTPRSCSGRGLASSPRPPRPAAALHLPPSASPSQRPQLAAAGGRRFAGVSRARGEKGGKNGGAEFFREDGVVDDMDGYLNYLSLEYDSVWDTKPAWCQPWTILLTGTVAVACSWVLIHSAVITGGVSFVICAWWYIFLYSYPKAYTDMISERRKKVASGAEDTYGMEKM; translated from the exons ATGGGCGCGCTCTGCCTGCTCCCGTCCACGCCGCGGTCCTGCTCGGGCCGCGGCCTGGCCTCCTCGCCGCGCCCGCCCAGACCCGCGGCCGCGCTTCACCTGCCCCCCTCCGCTTCCCCCTCGCAGCGGCCCCAGCTCGCCGCGGCCGGGGGGCGGCGGTTCGCCGGCGTGTCGCGTGCCCGCGGGGAGAAGGGGGGCAAGAACGGCGGGGCGGAGTTCTTCCGGGAGGACGGCGTGGTGGACGACATGGACGGGTACCTCAACTACCTCTCCCTCGAGTATGACTCCGTCTGGGACACCAAGCCTGCTTG GTGTCAGCCTTGGACAATATTACTGACAGGAACCGTTGCAGTTGCGTGTAGTTGGGTGCTCATCCACTCTGCTGTTATTACCGGAGGAGTTTCTTTTGTAATATGTGCATGGTGGTACATATTTCTTTACTCCTATCCTAAG GCATACACCGATATGATATCTGAGAGGAGGAAAAAGGTGGCCAGCGGTGCTGAAGATACCTACGGGATGGAGAAAATGTAA